A segment of the Patescibacteria group bacterium genome:
GGCGCGGTTTTCCAGTTTTTCCATTCCTCATAGTCGTTTCCCCAAATCGATTCCAAATCATCCGCTGACTCATGTTCGGCAACGGCGCTTTCGGCCTCATGCTCAATAGGCATAAATTTTAGATTAATTATTTACGCAGCTTTGTTGTTTTCCTCGCCACTTTCTTCGTCATCCTCATCGTCCTCATCATCTTCATCCTCAAATTCTTCTTCCTCCTCGGCGACATTTTCCTCCGGCGCGGCCGAAGAATCACTGGACAAATCAAGCGCCGGCTGGTTGGCGCCAAACTTTTCGGCCAGCGGATTGTCTTCGAGAATCCTATCAATAGTATCATCTTTGCTTAATTTGTCATAGTCAGGCAATTCCTTGACATCATTTAAGCCCAGGAAGCGCAAAAAATCAAATGTCACCGTGTAATAACTTTCGTCTTTTTTTCTATCCTCCTTGACATCAACCAAACCTCTGATCAATAAATTACGTAATATTAGCGAACAATTAATACCACGAATCCGGTCCAGATCAGTCTTGGAAACCGGCCCGCGATAAGCGATGATCGTCAAAGTTTCCAAGCTGGGCCTGGTTAATTCCCCGGTTGTTTCATCTTTGACAAATTCTTGGATCAGCGCGGCGTTTTCCGGCGAAGTTACCATTTGGAAGCTGGAACCGTTCTTGATGATCTGGGTGCCGGCATTTTTTTCCTTATACTCCACAATTAATTTTTCCCCTGCCGTTTCAACTTCCTTAACCTCGCCTTTGATCAGATCCGCCAATTCTCTAGCCGACATCGGCCGCCCGGAAACAAATAATAATGACTCAATTTTAGATTCTAGATTGTTCATAAAATTATGCGCTTCAAAATATTAACCCAATTGCCAAATTGTTAAATTGTTACATTGTTACGCAACGCAATAATTTCCTTCGTAGCGCAACAATGTAGCAATGAAACAATTCAATTTATTTCTTTACGGCTAATTAATATTTCCGCAAACAGCTCCTCTTGTTCTACGGAAATAGTTTTTTGCTTCATCAATTCCAAAACGGCCAAGAAACTGACGATCACCTCGGTTTTCGACTCGGCTTTGGCCAAAAAATCCCGGAAACTTAAATTTATTCTGGCTAAAAGCGCATCACAGATTCCCTGAATCTTTTCTTCGATATTAACCTTGACTTGAATGGTCTCTTCTTCTAATTTAACTATTTTTTTATTGACCAGAAATTCCCTGAAAGCCGCGGCTAATTGTTCTTTGGCCAATTTCTTGGGCGGGGCGAAAAATTTATCTTCGGCGCCGATCATTTTCCATAATTTTCGCTCGGCGGGGGCGAACATAAAACGCTTTTCTTTCAATCGGCTTTCTATTTTTTTCATCGCTTCCAGAAATTCGCGATACATCTTCAACTGGCGTTCCAGATCGTCCTCGTCAACTTCCTCGGCCGGAAAAAGATAAGGCAAAAGGGCGCGGGATTTGAGATAGAGCAATTTGGCGGCCACCACTAAAAAATCCGCCATGGAATCCGGATCAATCTCGCTGGTTGTCCTGATGAATTCCACGTATTGATCGGCGATCTTAGCCAGCGATATTTCGGCAATATCCATCTTTTCCGCCTCAATTATCTTTAATAATAAGGAAAGCGGACCTTCAAATTTTTCCAGTTTTACGTTTATCATTTCGAAAAACTTGGTTATATAATGCGAATACCACGAATTATACGCGAATACCACGAACTATTTAACGAATTTCTGACGATAATTCGTTCTGCCTATTTGTAGTATTCGCGAAGAATTCGCAGTATTCGCATCATGTTAGTATTTTATCAGAAAAAACCTATCCCCGAAAGCCCATTTATCCACCGAATTGTCTCGCTTTTTAAAACTAAATACAATACGTTCGTGTCGAATTTTGTTCGTAGTATTCGCGTATAATTCGTAGTATTCGCATTATGTACCCAAATCGGGCAAAAAAATAACGCCCGCTAACGAAAATCCGCTTTGACCCTTGCGGGCAAAAGCGGATCCTCCTCGTCCGGGCGAATTCCGCCCGCGATAATATACTGCCTATATTATTTCTTCTTTTTCTTCGAAGCCTTTTTCTTGGACTTCTTGGCAGCCTTTTTTTTCTTGGCCATTTTTTTATTCGCGCCAGGCTTCATCTTAATTGGTGAAGATGGGCGTGTATTAGTTAACTTCACTTTTTTATTAATGCCGAAACTGGCTAAAACCGCGTTTTCCAGGCGGAGAAAATCCTTAACACTCAATTCTATCGAATGATTGAAGCTTCCCGAAGAAAATACCGCTTTTTTCAATCCGGCCAGCTTTTTTTCCGCTAAGATCGGCAATTTATGAAACCCTCCAAACGCTGTAACCCCTTGATCTTTAAGTTTTAAGATTTCCTTCATTACCTTTTCCGAAGGGATTTGAACGGTTTTTACTTTAACCCCGGCTTCTTTTTCAATCGCCTGCTTGATCTTGGCAAAATCCAAATTTTGGTTAGCCGGCAGGCAAACGATATAATAATAATTGTCCGCCTTGACCAAAAGCGACTTGACGATCTCATCCATTTTTCTTTTCAAAGTATTGGCAACGTCGATCGCCGTGTAAACTGTTTTGTGCTCTAAAACTTTCGGACTGATTCCTCCGGCTTCCAAATACTTGATCAGCGCGGTCGGCATTTTTTTTCCTTTGTCCTCCGTAGCTTTGGCGGAGAAGGATTCTGACTTGCTCATAATCACATTATAGCACGTTTATTTTTTTTGGGAAGAGATTTTTCCATTTTTCCCCTTTCGTCGTATTACACATCATACCACAGAAAAAAATTTTTGCAAAGAATTTTCGCGGAAATTGGAAAATTTGAAATTAAAATAATTGATTGATCAAAAAATCTTCCGCTCAAGGCGGAAGATTTTTTAAATTCCAATTTTCAAATTTTCCAATTTTCTAATTTCCCTTTACCGGCGTAATAAATATTTGCCGCTTCAAACACTGATAACCGGCATCATGCGCGGATGAATTCGCGCCAACGCTGGCTGGATAAGTCATGCCGAGATTTTTATCTCTACCAATGTTAGAAGTCCTAAAATTAGCGCAAATTTCATAGGTGGTCGTACCCGTAACATTATAAACAAAGGCCTGGCCGGTCTGGCTGTCTTTTAATAGATCGGCGGTCAAATAAGCGCAATCAGCTTGCATCGCGGCAAAGTTGGGCGGAAGTTTTGTCTTTTCCCGATAATATTGATCAGCGCAAGAATCGATCGTGTAAAAATTATTGATCACCTGCTCGTCTAATCTTCTGTTCCGCGCTTCGCCCGGCGTGGCGGCGACAAAGAATGAAGCGACGAAAACTATCACGGTTACGGCCAGTGTGGCGATAAAAAATATTTTTAAGGTTTTATCCTTAACGTTTTCCACAACCGCGCGCCGGATATCATAAAGATAGAATCCGAACACTGCCGCAGCAATTACCAGGACAGAAATTGTTTTCAAAATAAATTTCATCGTCACTTCGCCATTTAAAAAATTATTGACAAAAGCGATCAGCCAGCCGATAAAGATGCAGAAAGAAACAAAAAGTATCAAATAAGTCAGCCAGCGGCGGATGCCCGAATCTTTTTTCAATTCTCCTTTAAATAAACTTCGTTGAATCAGCCAGCTGATCCCATAAAAAATCGGGGTAGAGACCAGCAAAGCCGAGATCGCGAATTTCAAAGCATTTTCATCATAGCTTCCCGAATAAGCGACGATCACATCAGCGATGTTCTTGTTGATGATCTGAAACAAGATTATGCCGAAAGAAACCGTCATAAACCCCAACGAAACCAGATGAATGAGATAAAAGAACACGAATTTGGCCGCATTGCTTTTGACCGGCGCGGCAGCCGCGGTGGATTGGTCCATAAAAATCAATTATTAATTATAAATGATAAATTATAAATGTCTTATTTTCTAGCTTAAATTATACTATTTATTGCCAGATAAAGCAAAAAGAGGCTGATTTCGCCTCTGTTTTCATCATTTTTAAAATTTACTAAAAACCGATACTGCGCCATTGGAAAATTTCGGATAAGACGCGCAGCGTATTTTTTGTCATCCTGAGCCCCTGGCGAAGGATCTATTTTGCAGAAACGCAGACTTGCTTCAATAAAAATTTTTGACGAAGAACCGCGTGCTTCTCGGACAATAGATCCTTCACTCCGCTACGCTCCGTTCAGGATGACAAAAGGAAAAAACGTTGCGCAACAATGTAACAACAAAACAATGCCGGGAATAGACCAACCCCGTCGCCGAACTCGGCACCCCTCCCCCACGCATCGCTATCGCTTTGCGGGGCGGACAAGAGGGGACTTTTTTATTTCTCGTCTATCTTTATATGAAGCTCTTTAAGCTGTTTCGGGTTGACTTCTGAGGGCGAGTCCATCATCACGTCGCGGCCGGCGCCGTCCTTGGGGAAGGCGTAGATGTCACGAATTGAGTCCAAATCGAAGAAAATCATCAGCAAGCGGTCAAGGCCAGGAGCGGCGCCAGCGTGCGGCGGAGCGCCATATTCAAACGCCCGAAGCATGGCGCCGAATTTGGCATCAACTTCCGCTCGCTTATAACCGGCGATTTCAAAAGCGCGATACATAATTTCCGGTTCGTGATTACGAACCGCACCAGAAGTAATTTCGTAACCATTAGCCACTAAATCGTATTGATAAGCCAGAATTTCCAGCGGATTTTTGGTATTCAAAGCTTCCAAACCGCCTTGGGGCATGGAAAAAGGATTATGACTAAAATCAATTCTCCCCTCTTCGATTTCCGAATATTCATACATCGGGAAGTCAACCACCCAGGCGAAGGCGACCTCTTGGGGATTTTTCAAGCCAAGCAAAGTTCCGCATTGGCTTCTGACCGCGCCTAAACTCGAGCAAACCGTGCGGAAATTATCAGCACCAAAAAAGATAATATCGCCTGTTTTAGCGCCAAGTTCCTCGATCAACCGCTTAGTCAACTCATCACCCAAAAACTTAATGATGGGCGAATTGGGACCTTCTGGCTTCATCTGAATGTAGGCCAACCCTTTGGCTTTTTTAGTTTTGGCCAATTCGGTCAGATCATCGATAATACTGCGGGTAAATTGATTGCCGCCATCAACTTTCAAAGCATGCACCACGCCGCCATCTTTAATGGCGTTGGCAAAAACCGAAAAACCGCAATCCTTGACCATTTCAGTTACCGGCTTGATCGGCAGATCAAAACGCAGATCTGGCTTGTCCGAACCATATTTGGTCAGCGCTTCCTGATAAGCGATCTGGGGGAATTTATCCCACTTGATCTTTTTATCAGTGAATTTTTTAGTCAGTTCGATCATCAACGGCTCGATCATCGCCCAAACGTCTTCCTGATTGACAAAACTCATTTCCATATCAATCTGATAAAAATCCCCCGGATGGCGGTCGTTACGGGGATCTTCGTCGCGAAAACAAGGCGCGATCTGAAAATAGCGGTCTAGCCCTGCTACCATCAATAATTGCTTGAATTGCTGGGGCGCCTGGGGCAGGGCGAAAAACTTTCCCGGATAAACGCGGGACGGGACAAGATAATCACGCGCGCCTTCGGGCGAAGAATTGGCCAAAATCGGCGTCTGCACTTCGATAAAATCATTTTTATGAAAATATTCGCGGATCGCGGTAATGACCTCATCGCGCTTTTTCATGATGTTCTGCAATTTTTCCCGGCGCAGATCAAGAAAACGATATTTCAAACGGATCTGTTCGTTGGCCTGGCTTTCTTTTTCTTCCTCAAGCTCGAAAGGCAAAGCTTTGGACTTGCTTAAAATTTTCAACTCGGCAACTTCAATTTCAATTTCGCCGGTGGCCAACTTGGTATTAATCATCTCGGCCGGCCTCGCGGCTACTTTGCCTTTAATATTGATCACCCACTCGCTTCTTAATTGATCAGCGTTTTTCATTACCTCGGCGCTAGTGCCATGATCCAAATCAAATTTGATCTGCGTCACGCCATAGCGGTCGCGCAAATCGATAAAAATCACTCCGCCGTGGTCTCTACGGCGATAAACCCAGCCGGAAAGCTCGACGGCCTGGCCGATTTGTTCTTTTCTTAATTGTCCGCAGGTATGAGTTCGCAGCATAGTAAAATAGTTAATTAGTCAATTAGTCACTTAGTTGAAAAATAGATTGCCGCTGGTTTGCTCTTCAACTAAGTGACTAATTGACTAATTTCCTAATTAAATTTAAATATTTATCTTTAGTGTAATATCGCGCCGAAAAAATTTTAATAGTCAGTGTAAATTAAAAACCGCCCTTGCCAGATAAACACAAAAATCGTGTCGATCTTGCAAGGGCGTTTTAAGGAACTGCCGCTGGATGCTCTTTCGAGTATAAATTTTTAGATTTCGAGCAAATTTTGAAAAAAATTTTGAAGGTGATGTGGTTCATCAGCTGAAAAATTTTTTAAAAAATTTGCCGAAAGATAAAGATTTAGACCGAAAACGGCATTCAGCGGCAGTTCCTCCTACGCGGTGCCACCTCGCTTTTGTCTTATAACGCTCAAACGCGCTATTGGTTCGATAACGGGAACTCCCGGAGGGTTCTACTCCGTCAAAATAACGTTTCTTCCCCCGCTCGGCCGTGTTAGCGGCCTCATTGCTTTGTTATTTAATATAATAACAAAAATGCCGACATTTTGTCAATGTGTTGGCCGATAACTTATAGCCATATGTTTATTTAACAAAAATAGCATTATTGAATTTACTGAGATTTAATGGTATCATAAAAGCTTGTTTTATAGATAAGCTCCACAATCTATGAAAAAAATCATTTCGCTTTACGGCTTGCCGGCCTGCGGCAAGACAACGCAGGCGGAAAAATTGGCTAAAAAATACGGGCTATACCAATTCGGCATGGGCGACAGGATTCGCGCCGAAATTCAGGCTGGCACCGAGCTGGGCAAAAAAATCAAAATCATGCACGACTCCGGCGTTTTAATTCCCGACGATTTAATGATCCAAATAATTCAAAACTGCGGCGAGCAAGCCAAAAAAACCGGCATTGTTTTCGATGGTTTTCCGCGCATGATAAGTCAGGCGGAAATGCTTGATAAAATTTTGTCTCAAGCGGGAAAAAAAATTGAAAAATTTTTCTATCTGAAAATAAGCCGCGAGGAAGCCATAAACCGGATAAACAAACGTACCGCCCTTACCGGCCGAGTGGATGATAAAGACTTGGAAGCCGTGAATAACCGCTTTGGCGTCTTTCAGGAGCAATCAACCGGGCTAATCGATTACTATCAAAAACGAGGGGAATTAGTCGAAATCGACGGCGAAAAAAATATCGAGGAGGTGTTCCTCGAAATTTGCGCGCATTTAGAGTAATAAATATTAGATCTCCTTTTATTTTCTCCTTAACTCTTCAAATTCTTCTAAAGAGAACCCGAGAATGGCAGCAAACTTATTAGAAAAAATTTCAAATTGATTGACGACTTTAACACACCCCGCCTCGCCGGGCTCGGCACCCCTCTCAAGAGGGGATTTTTTTTCCAAGCCATCTAAAAAATCTTTGAGCAGATTGAAGATTTCTTCGTGACCGTCAATCTCCCCTTCGCGGGTCATTTTCTCAACTAGCGCCAGGGTCTGATTGGCAAGAGATACTTTTTCTAAATTTTCCTTGATATTGGGATAAAAATTTTCCCCGGTGGCCGTGCCGACATAATTAAGGTCTTTACCGGTTACAACCATTAGACGCGACAAGGTGAGCGGTTCGATGTGGCCGGAAAGTTTTGATTTTAATTTTTTGGCGCCGCGGGCGACCAATTCCAATTTTCCCCGGTCCTCGCTATAACAAACAATCCGGGAATCGTTTTCCCGGAAATCCTGACGGTTGAGTATAATAACTTTTGTATTAAATGTTGCTTCGTGCATAAAATCAAGATTAGAACAAAGAACATCGAACAAAGAGCAAAAACTTGCCAATCCTTGCTCTTTGCTCTATGTTTTATGCTCTATCTAAGTATTCTTGCAATAATAACATTGCCGCCACCTCATCGCGCGATGCTTTAAGATCCCCTCCCGGCAGGGCATCCGCGGCTTTGCTCGACAAGCGCTCATCGACCAAAACGATTTCTTTCTCCGGCAATTTATCTTTTATCTCTTCAATAAATTCCAAATACTCCGGTGCTATTCCGTCTTTAAGGCCGCGCATTTTGATCGGCTGGCCGATCACTAAAACATCGGCGTTTTCTTCAACCGCCGTTTCCACCAAGTCATGCACGCCGCTAACCGTCTTAAAAGGCGTAGCCATTCTGGTTTCGCTGTCGCCCAGCGCCAAACCGACGCGCTTCGCGCCCCAGTCCACCCCGAGGTAAATTTTTAACTCTAAGCTCATAAAACACGCTTGTCATCCTGAGCGCCGCGCGAAGGATCTATTAAGTAGGAAACACAAACTTTATCGACAAAAATTTCTAAAGAAAAAAATTGAATTTCTCGGATAATAGATCCTTCGTTATCCGCCAAGGCGGATTCCTCAGGATGACAA
Coding sequences within it:
- the scpB gene encoding SMC-Scp complex subunit ScpB, with amino-acid sequence MNNLESKIESLLFVSGRPMSARELADLIKGEVKEVETAGEKLIVEYKEKNAGTQIIKNGSSFQMVTSPENAALIQEFVKDETTGELTRPSLETLTIIAYRGPVSKTDLDRIRGINCSLILRNLLIRGLVDVKEDRKKDESYYTVTFDFLRFLGLNDVKELPDYDKLSKDDTIDRILEDNPLAEKFGANQPALDLSSDSSAAPEENVAEEEEEFEDEDDEDDEDDEESGEENNKAA
- a CDS encoding segregation/condensation protein A — encoded protein: MINVKLEKFEGPLSLLLKIIEAEKMDIAEISLAKIADQYVEFIRTTSEIDPDSMADFLVVAAKLLYLKSRALLPYLFPAEEVDEDDLERQLKMYREFLEAMKKIESRLKEKRFMFAPAERKLWKMIGAEDKFFAPPKKLAKEQLAAAFREFLVNKKIVKLEEETIQVKVNIEEKIQGICDALLARINLSFRDFLAKAESKTEVIVSFLAVLELMKQKTISVEQEELFAEILISRKEIN
- a CDS encoding YbaK/EbsC family protein, translated to MSKSESFSAKATEDKGKKMPTALIKYLEAGGISPKVLEHKTVYTAIDVANTLKRKMDEIVKSLLVKADNYYYIVCLPANQNLDFAKIKQAIEKEAGVKVKTVQIPSEKVMKEILKLKDQGVTAFGGFHKLPILAEKKLAGLKKAVFSSGSFNHSIELSVKDFLRLENAVLASFGINKKVKLTNTRPSSPIKMKPGANKKMAKKKKAAKKSKKKASKKKKK
- a CDS encoding DUF5671 domain-containing protein: MDQSTAAAAPVKSNAAKFVFFYLIHLVSLGFMTVSFGIILFQIINKNIADVIVAYSGSYDENALKFAISALLVSTPIFYGISWLIQRSLFKGELKKDSGIRRWLTYLILFVSFCIFIGWLIAFVNNFLNGEVTMKFILKTISVLVIAAAVFGFYLYDIRRAVVENVKDKTLKIFFIATLAVTVIVFVASFFVAATPGEARNRRLDEQVINNFYTIDSCADQYYREKTKLPPNFAAMQADCAYLTADLLKDSQTGQAFVYNVTGTTTYEICANFRTSNIGRDKNLGMTYPASVGANSSAHDAGYQCLKRQIFITPVKGN
- the aspS gene encoding aspartate--tRNA ligase; translated protein: MLRTHTCGQLRKEQIGQAVELSGWVYRRRDHGGVIFIDLRDRYGVTQIKFDLDHGTSAEVMKNADQLRSEWVINIKGKVAARPAEMINTKLATGEIEIEVAELKILSKSKALPFELEEEKESQANEQIRLKYRFLDLRREKLQNIMKKRDEVITAIREYFHKNDFIEVQTPILANSSPEGARDYLVPSRVYPGKFFALPQAPQQFKQLLMVAGLDRYFQIAPCFRDEDPRNDRHPGDFYQIDMEMSFVNQEDVWAMIEPLMIELTKKFTDKKIKWDKFPQIAYQEALTKYGSDKPDLRFDLPIKPVTEMVKDCGFSVFANAIKDGGVVHALKVDGGNQFTRSIIDDLTELAKTKKAKGLAYIQMKPEGPNSPIIKFLGDELTKRLIEELGAKTGDIIFFGADNFRTVCSSLGAVRSQCGTLLGLKNPQEVAFAWVVDFPMYEYSEIEEGRIDFSHNPFSMPQGGLEALNTKNPLEILAYQYDLVANGYEITSGAVRNHEPEIMYRAFEIAGYKRAEVDAKFGAMLRAFEYGAPPHAGAAPGLDRLLMIFFDLDSIRDIYAFPKDGAGRDVMMDSPSEVNPKQLKELHIKIDEK
- a CDS encoding adenylate kinase, which produces MKKIISLYGLPACGKTTQAEKLAKKYGLYQFGMGDRIRAEIQAGTELGKKIKIMHDSGVLIPDDLMIQIIQNCGEQAKKTGIVFDGFPRMISQAEMLDKILSQAGKKIEKFFYLKISREEAINRINKRTALTGRVDDKDLEAVNNRFGVFQEQSTGLIDYYQKRGELVEIDGEKNIEEVFLEICAHLE
- the recO gene encoding DNA repair protein RecO, with translation MHEATFNTKVIILNRQDFRENDSRIVCYSEDRGKLELVARGAKKLKSKLSGHIEPLTLSRLMVVTGKDLNYVGTATGENFYPNIKENLEKVSLANQTLALVEKMTREGEIDGHEEIFNLLKDFLDGLEKKSPLERGAEPGEAGCVKVVNQFEIFSNKFAAILGFSLEEFEELRRK
- a CDS encoding RuvX/YqgF family protein — protein: MSLELKIYLGVDWGAKRVGLALGDSETRMATPFKTVSGVHDLVETAVEENADVLVIGQPIKMRGLKDGIAPEYLEFIEEIKDKLPEKEIVLVDERLSSKAADALPGGDLKASRDEVAAMLLLQEYLDRA